Below is a genomic region from Leptospirales bacterium.
TGTTCCTGATACTGCTTGAGTTTCTCGCGGACATCGCGAAAACCGGGCTTCAATCGCTCGATCAGCTCCCATTGTTTGATCGCCACCGGCAAATCGCGGCTCTTTTCTGCTGCGGTCGCCAGCAGATAGTTGAGATTGATAAAGGTATCCGTCCCGGCCCGCGCCGTCTTGATGCCGCGATCCAGTTCCTGCATGGCTCGCGGATAGGCCTCCAGATCTATCAGCGTCAGCCCTTTTGCCAGGATTGCCTTGTCGCGAAGTCCCGGATCGCGTTCGGCCTTGTCCAGCTCCTTGAGCGCTGGCTCCAGCTCGCCCAGATACCGCATGGTCAAACCCAGAAAGTAGTGGGCCACTGTTTGGTCGTTCTTGAGATTTACAGCCTGCTGCAAACTGAGCCGGGCATCCTGATGCGCCGATTGGTGGAAGTAAGCCTGACCCAGCAATGCATGTCCGTCCGCAAGGCGCGGATTCAATTCGAGCGCTCGCTTCAGATAGGGAATGGCGCGCTGGTGCATTCCGCCGCGCACCAGAAGTTCTCCGGTCCGATAAAAAGCCTCAACGTCTTTGCTATCGAGCTGCGTTACAATCAGGTATTCGTTCTTGGCTTCTGTCAGGTTTCCGCTTTTTTCCAGCGCCGCTGCCATCGCCTTGCGTACTGCAGCTTCCGTGATTGTCGGCGTCCAGCGCGCGATCTTCAGACATTGCCTGTATTCAAGGATCGCAGCGCCGCCTTCGCCCATGGCGGAGTGGGTCTGAGCCAGAAGGTAGCGCGCCAAAAAGTTGCGATCATCGCGCTCGATGAACTTACGCAATTCGAAGAGCGCCTCGCGATGTGCGCCGCGGCGCACCAGGCGCTCAATGTCTTCGAGCTGGCGCGGGCCGGCCATCGTTCGATAGGCATAGTAGCCGCCAACCGCCAGGAAGAACAGGACGGTCACTGCAATGACGATTTCTATCAGGCCAGGCAAGGCAGAACTGGCATCGCTGCCGCGCCCGCGCTCTACAAGCAGATTACGACAGGGCGCCAGTCGCTTTCTGTTTGACAGCGCCGCTATTCTACAATTTCTTACATCGCTGCAGCCTGCCAGAGGCGGCGCTGCAGCAGACGGGGGCGTAGCTCAGTTGGGAGAGCGTTTGAATGGCATTCAAAAGGTCAGGGGTTCGATTCCCCTCGTCTCCATATTTCCTGTCTGATTCTTTCAATTAGCGCGTCACGTTGACGCGCCGCAAGCCCTGCCCTCTTCTGGCTTGTGGGCGCCCGGGATCAAGCGCTGGTTCAGGTCTGCCTCTTGCCGGAGCCGTGGCGACCGGCCGATGAGGCGCTTCGATTCTGGAACTCGATGCTAGGCGATTTTTGTGAAATCACCTGTTTCGAATTGATCGGCGCTCCGCGTGATCCGGCCCATCCTCCTGGTCAACGACCGGCAGAACGCAATTTGACCCGCCTTTGCTCGCTGTTACAGTCCGATAGACGACCCTGGGCCTTGCTTGCAGAAGGCGCAAGTTCAGCGCTTGCCTTGCGGGCTGCTGCTTTGTGCTCCGAAGAGATTCGCGGAATTGCGATCGTCTCGCCGCAATTTTGCTGCCGGTATCCGCGACTGGCTGCTCTGGCGTCGCACAATCGTTTGCTCTTCTGGTTCTACTGGACGCTGGCCAATCCGGGCGATCGAGCCTGGCATCAGCTGGCGCGTTATCGGCCAGCGCAAAGCGGAAAGACATGGCCCTGGTTGATGGCCTACATTGGCGAACTGCACGGTGCATCGAATCCCCCCTATGTTGCCGGAGTTCGGTCGCCGGCGCTGCTAATAGCCGGAGATCTGGATCCCTTGCGGAGCGCCGCCTCCTGCGAGCAGTTGAACGCCAGCCTGCCCTCCAGTCATTTGCTGCGCACCGCGCACGGCGGCCGATGGCCACAGCGTGAAGATCCGCAGTTGATGCGTTCCGCTCTCAGTCCGTTCTTGCTGCAAGTAACCCGCGAAGCCTGGCCCGCGGTATTGCGACGTCGTTGGCGCGAATTCTGGCGCAGTTTTCGCGGGGTATCTCCTCCGCGAGGCGCTTGAGCGCCGCCAATTTTGCTATGGGAATAGCATCGTGATTCTCAACGAAGAGCGAGTCAACAGCTTCCTGAGCAACGTAGGTCGCGGCTTTCAGCCGCCAGGCGCCGGCGAACTGATTGCATTTGCCGTAGTGGTCCTGATGATCGTTCTGCTTTTTTCGGCGCTGCCGGTTCTGCGACGGCGTGCACAGCGACGTCGCCAGCAAAGCATTGCACGGAGACTATTCGAAGAAGCGGCCGACCGCTTGCGGCTATCGCCCGGCGATCGGGCCTTGATGGCAGAGCTTGCGGCATTCAGCCTGTCCCCGGAAGAAATCCATCTGGCGCTGATTGACCGCGTCGCCTTCGAACGCTGCGCGCGCGATGCGGCCCAGCGTGGCCTGGACCTCTTGCAGATTCTCTTCTTGCGAATTCGAGCGGAGATGCAAGGCCGACAGGAAGGCCAGAGCGTTCGGACGACAGCGGACCTGGCGCCCGGAGTTCAGCTGATCGAAACCGACGGCAAAAGCCGTCTCACCGTGCTCCGCATCTCCGAAGAGGGCTTGTTGTGCGATTTCGATGAACCGCCAGCCACAGGGCGCGATCTGCAATGGCAGTTGGAAAGACCCGATGGGCGATACCGGCTGCGCGCCGCCGTGCTGCGCGTGGAAGAAGGCCTCGCGCTGGTGCAACACAGTACGGGCGTGCGCCGCGAGCAAAAGCGGAACTTTTTCCGTGTGCCGGTCGCTTTGCCAGCACGGCTTCAGCTGCGCTATGGTGAAACGACCGATCTGGGAGGCGGCGGGGCCTGCTTGCAGATTCCCGGACATGAGTTTGCCGCCGGAGAACTCCACGATTTTGAGCTGTTGCTACCGCGAGCTGACCGGGGAGACGAGCGAATCCGTTGCAAGGCGCGCGTTGTAGAAGCCAGTCGCGGCCCGGCGCGCCTGCGTATTCAGTTTCTGGAGCTTCGCGAAGGCTATCGCGATCGAATTGTCCGCTATGTGCTTCGCGAAGCGGAACGTATCCGGCGCTAAAGGCGACTGAGGCGCCGGCGATAAACTCCAGAGACGCCTCCCGGAGGATGGCAGAAGAACAGATAAGCGGGCAGGTCGCCGATGCGACCAGAGTCGGTGTAAAGGATGGCAAACCTTCTCAGGCGGCGACCCGCCCGCACCAGCATCGTAACTACCACATATACGTATAGCAACCCTTTTTCCTGGAATTTTTGCAGCTCTGTAAGCGTCCATGGCGCCACTTTATTAAGCTGATCTAACGCTCGAATAATAGGCGCCGGAAGTCCATTTTTTTAGATATGTCATTTTTATAAGCGAAATCGAGTCCATCGATCTACCACTGCGTATTGAAAGGGCGATTTCAGACATATCTGCCAACCCAATAAACATCTTTTTGCGGCGCAAAAGAATTATGGTGCGCCAGGTACGCCAATTGCTTAAGCAACTATGCCGGTCAGTAACCGGCAGGCAGAAGCCGCGCAGGGGTTCCGAACCGCTGTTTGGGGGCGGAGGGTTGCCATGATCGAGGTCAAGTACGGAAAGCGGAAGGTGGTTAGCTTCCGCGGAAACAAGATGGTCGTCGGCGGTCTGACGGCCAAGAATAAGATCGATATCCTTCTCTATATCAGCAAGGAGTTCGCCAATATCTCCAATCAATCGGAGCTTTTCGACCGCTTGCTGGCGCTCTGCCAGGAGATCTTCGAGGTAGATAACGTAACTCTGCGTCTCTGGGAGAACGAGCTGCTGCGGCCAGTACGCTTTTTGAAGGAAACTTCGCCGCCGCGGCGCGATTTGCACAGCGGCGAGGGCTTTTCGGGGCGCGTCTTTGAGGAGCGCCAGGCGACCATAATTGCTGACCTGCGTTCCGAGCCGGAACTGATCGATGAAGGCGAAAGTACGCTTTGTACGATTTGCGTCCCAATTCTCTACAAAGAGAACATCCTTGGCGTGATTGCCATTGAAAAGGACATTCCCTACTTCTACAAAGAAGACGACCTCGAGATCCTCGAAGCAATGGCCAGCCAGCTGGCTCTGGCGCTTAACGAAGTCCGCCTGATCGAGGGATTGATCGAAGCGCAGAAGCGCATTGATGAAGACCTCAAAATGGGCCGCAATGTGCAGGCTCAAATTGTTACTGCCGATCTGCCGCCGTGGAATGGCATCCACTTCGGCTGCTATTACGAGCCAATGGTAGAGGTCAGCGGCGATTACTTTGATGTAATGCGCAGGGGCCCGTCCACGACGCTGCTGCTGGCCGATGTCTCCGGGCACGGGGTATCCGCAGCGTTGGTCACCGTCACAATCCACCATGAGTTTCGACGCTGCGTGGAACAGGGCATGGGACTGCCCGAAATCATGGAGGCCCTTGGCGAGTCCATTCGCCCCAAGCTACCGGAGGGCACCTATTTCACGGCGCAGATCGTTCGCGTCTATAATGATCAGACCTATTCGATGGTCAACGCCGGCCATCATCGCCTGCTGCACTACGTGGCTGAAGATGCCGACTTCCGTCAAATCGACACAGCTGGCATTCCTCTGGGTATCATGGAGTCGCGCCGTGCAGACTATCCGGAGGCTTTTGGCCGACTGGCCCCTGGCGACATGTTGGTCATGTACACCGATGGACTGACCGAACAGCGCGACCGCGAAGGGCGAGAGCTTGGCTATGAAAAGCCGGTGGCCTGGCTGCGAGAGGCCCGCCTGGCGGCGCAACAGAGCGGCGCAGCCTATGACGCCCGCGATATCTGTCGCGCCCTCATTGAACGCTGGAAAGATCATGTCAAGGGCGCGCCGCGCGGCGATGACGTAACCGTGCTGCTGGCGATGGTCAATCCTGGTTACAATGAAGCGGCGGAACTCTTTCGCAAGTCGCGCACCAGCATCGCCCAGAAAAACCCGCACCGAGCCTTTACCTACTCCACGCAGGCTTATCAACAGGAGCCCTCCTTGCTGGACAATCTGTTGCTGCTGGCGCGGATGTACTACCGCGAAGCCGACTACAACTCAGCGTCGCGCTATCTGCGCGAATACGTAGAGTCCAGCGGCGAACGAAGCGCTCAGATCTTTTTCATGCTCGGAAATGTGTACTACAAGGGCGGCGACGTAGCGGCCGCCAAACGCGAATTCAAACAATCGCTCTCCGTCGATTTTGCCTACAGCGATTCCAGTCTGATGCTGGCTCGCTGCTACCTGAAGGAGAGCCAAAACGCCAAGGCGTTGAAAATTCTGCGACAGGCCTGCAAGGCCGCGCCTGCCAATGAGCAATTGCGCGCCGCCCTGGCCAATGTCGAAAAAAGGGGCGTTCTGTCTGCCTGAAACAACGGCGAGGTTCCGTGCGTCCCCCTCGCGCGGGACCTCGCCGGGCAGCCGGAAGGAGGACTGGATGAACATGCGTGACATTCGCCGCAAATGGAAGCAACGGACCGGGCAATTGGCCTGCGCCTTGATCTCGTCAGCAATGCTGATCAGCGCCTCCGCGCTATTTGCCGAAGACGAGGCGCCGGACGCCGAGCAGGCGTTGCGTACAGAACTGCAATCGCTGCATAGCGCGCTGGATGAGCAGAAAAAGGAAATCGAAGCAGCCCGCAAAGAGAGCGATATGGCCTGGACGATCATCGCCGGCGTGCTGGTCTTCTTCATGCAGGCCGGCTTCGCTTACGTCGAAGCTGGCTTCATACGGGTAAAGAACGTCGTCAACATACTGGCCAAGAATGTCATCGATTTTGTACTGGGGACGATCTTCTTCACCTTGATCGGTTTTGCGATCATGTTTGGTCCGCAGATGCTGAGCGGCATTGGCATAGGCGCGCCGCAATTGGGCAGCGATTTGCTCTGGACCGACGGCAAACCTGACACCGAAAAGTTTACGTTTCTTTTCTTTCAACTGGTCTTCTGCGGTACTGCGGCCACCATCGTGTCCGGCGCCATGGCCGAGCGCACCAAATTTACCAGCTACATCGTCTATACGATGCTGATCTCGGCCTTCGTCTATCCAGTATTTGGCAGCCTGGCGTGGTCATCGCTGTACCCTGGCGGCGCAGAAAACAAAGGCCTGCTGGCCAACATGGGCTTTATCGATTTTGCCGGATCAACCGTGGTGCACAGCATTGGCGGATGGATTGGACTGGCCGGAGCAATTGTCCTCGGACCGCGAATTGGCAAATTTCAGAAGGATGGCCGGATCCTGCCAATCTTCGGGCACAATATCTCCATGGCCACTCTCGGCGTTTTCATCCTCTGGTTTGGATGGTTTGGCTTCAATCCCGGCAGCACTCTTTCAGTACGCGGCGGACATTTCGCGACCATTGCCGTAACCACCAACATGGCAGCGGCGACAGGCGGACTGGCGGCGATGATCACTTCATGGATTCTGTTCCGTCGTCCGGATTTGAGTATGGTATTAAACGGAATTCTGGGCGGTCTGGTAGCAATTACTTCGCCTTGCTTTAACGTCAGCGTGTTTGGAGCTGCCACAATCGGACTGGTTGCCGGCATTGTCGTGGTGCTCAGCGTAATCTTCTTCGACAAAATCCATATCGACGATCCAGTGGGCGCCGTTTCTGTCCATGGCGTCTGCGGCGCCTGGGGAACGCTTTCCGCCGGGTTATTTGCGCATCCGGACTTTGGCGATGGAGTTGCAGGATTGTTTTATGGCGGCGGCTGGAAGCAGGTCGGCGTGCAGGCGATTGGCATAGGCGTGGCCTTCGCCTGGGCATTCGGCGTCGGCTTGCTCTTGTTTTTGCTGATGAAATACACAATTGGTCTGCGTGTCAGCGAAGAGGAAGAAGTGGAAGGTCTGGATGTGATTGAGCACGGAAACGAGGCCTATCCCGAACACGGTTGATGGAGGAGCTATCCTCCATCGCCATTTAATGCTCGGCGTCGAAGTCCAGGAAAATGTACAGGTCGGAACCCAGCGGGTAGGAGAAGGTCAGCGTGTGGCGGCGCGTCTCGAAATCGACGTAGCGATTGGAGACTACGCCGCGCTGCACAGCGCGCATGCGCACCACATTGGGAAAGAAATAGGGACGCCAGGCCCAGTTTTTTCCTCGATATTCAGGATAGAATTTGAATTGGTCGCCGCTGGTTCGGGTAAAGTTGGATGAGCGTTGAATGCCAAGTCCGTCGCAAATAAACGCTCGAAAACACTGCGGCGGGAGGAAAGCCGCAATACGACTGAGCGCCTCGTCCAGATTGGATCGCACAAATACCTGCTCGCGTGCAATTACCAGCGCCAGATAGCGATTCATGCTGTCTTCAATTCGCAGCGTGCTCTCGCTTTTCAACATCGCGCGATAAGTGATATTGTTCAACCCCAGGCGGATGCGTCCCTGGTGAACGTCCGGCGCTTGAAAATCCTCGCGAGCCTCTGAGAAAAAGAAGCCCTGTACCAGAGAGCCCCCTGCTTCAATGGAATTCTCCAGTTCCACAAGCGTTTCGACGCCCTCAAATAGCACGGCAACGCCCAGCTCCTGCGAAAACTCTCCTATGTAGCGAATCAAGCGGCGATACTCGGCGCTTTCCACGCTCTTACGAATCAATCGAATATCGACTTTGACGAAATCCGGACGCAGACTGATCAATCGATCAAAGTTCGGGTAGCTGAAATCATCTATGGCAATCTTCATGCCGCGTTCGCGATAGCGATCCAGCAATCGGTTTAGCAAATCGAAGTCTTCGTGACGAATCTCCTCTTCGATGATTTCAATGACTACCTGCTCGGCAGGGAAGCCAGTTTCGTCTATGATTTGTAAGGTGGGAAAGTCCAGCTCTTCGGCGTAACGAGCGCTGATCCAGCTGGGATGAATGTTCAGAAATAGACGTTCGCTGATGTTCGCTTCGCGGGCGCGCTGGAGGGACAGGCTGCGCAGCCGACGATCTAGATTGAGCTTTTCTTCGCGCGTGCGGTCAGCGCTGGAAAAGAAGGCGCCCAGACTGCGTTGCTCATCGCCAACGCGCAATCGCGCCAGAGCCTCGTAGCCGAAAATCCGGCCGTCCGCCACAGAGATGATCGGTTGAAAAAATGGCTGCAGCGCGCCGGGCTGTTCCAGAAGAAATTCGGCCGGGGCGCGCATAGTTGAAACCTGGCTTCAGCCTCCCGGGACCGCTTCCTGCGGGCTCGCGGAACGCTGCGTTGTCAACGATTCTCCGTGGCGCAGCGCGCTGTAAACCATATCATAGTCGTTTCCTGCATTCCACATCATCCAACCGCGGCCGCCAGCGGCGCTGCTGCCGGCAATCTGCTGGCGAATGTACTCTTCATTGTAGCGCGTAACTCGCCACTTGAAGGCCTGCACCCAGGGACGAATTACAATGCCCGATCGCGCTCGATCCTTGAAGCGCTGTACTCCCTCATTGTAAAAACGAAACGGTTCGTCGGCGGGGTTCGCAATTCCCCCCCAGCCGCGATGAAAATGCGAAGGGTAGAGCATCGGCGAAAGAATGTCTACGAAGCGTGACAGACGCTCGATTCTCTGCCCCGTCGATTTGACGTCGACCTCTTCGCCCCAGGCCACAATTCCGAAGATGTCAATGGACAGACGCGTATTCGAGGCCCGTGTCAACAACCAGGCCCCGGCCAGAAAGCGCGCCAGAAAGCCGGTCTTATCGTGAGGAGATTGAACTCCATGGTAGGAGACGCCGGACAGATTTCCTTCCGCCGGGTAGCGCACGTAGTCGAACTGGATCTCGTCAACTCCGAGTCCTATCAGTTCCTGAACGAGGCCAAGATTGTAGCTGCGCACTTCCTCCTGGCCTGGATCAACCCACAGCGGTCGACCTTTTACCAGCAAGATGCCGCCAGCAGCGTTGCGATCGTGGATAGCGAGGTCGGGCCTCTGTGTTGCCAAATTCTGATCTTGAAAAAGCGCGGTTCGCGCGATGACAAACATTCCATTTTCGTGGAGATAACGGATTGTCTTCTGAATGTTGCGGATCGGCGGATCGTAGCGACGGTAGCGCTCGATATTGGGCGCTGCACTGCGGTAGTTGACAACGCCAATCACGTCTTTGACATCGAAAACGACGCCGTTGGCGCCGATCGATCGTAAGCGGCGCACTTCGGCGGCCAGACGCGAGGGACGCATATTGTCGCCGGAGAGATATACCGCACGCACTGGTTCCGCGACCACATCGCCAATCGGCGCATTTTGAAGAGGCGCAAGCAACGGCGCCGGGATCTGAACCTCCGCGCCAACCTTGCAAGTTGCAGCCTGGAAGGCGCCGCGGTTGTCGGCAATGAGCCGCTGCTGGAGTTCCTCGCGATCAAAGATAGCGCTGAAGTCGTAAAGACGCGAACTCATCCTGGAGGCCGCTTCTTTGCCCTGGCAGGTATAGATCAGCGCCGGGCCTTGCCGCCGCAGTCCTGTCGGGAGAGCTGCCGGCGCCTGAGATGGCTGAGACAGCCTGCTATCAGCTGCGACCGCCTGCCCGGGCCACTGCACTTGCAACCAGGCTCGTTGCTCTACGGCCCAGATTGCGCCAGCCGCGCCAATCGCAATTGTGGTCCACAGTGCGGCGCGGCGCCAGCGAACCGAGCCCGCCGGGCTCGGTGCAATTCTAGAAAGGGCCCAGGCATCGATCCGGGATTCCAGGAGGCGCAGCAGAGCCGTTGCCAGATTTTGCAGGGTCTTCATACCTTACCCCAGTGCGGCAAATCTGCCGCATGGACAACTTTTGTGCAGTGCATCATAAGGCAAGCTAAAAACAGTTCAAGGGTTTTCGATTGCCCTGCGCGGCAGCCCTGGGCCACAGGAATGCCACGCGAGACGAGGACGGCCTGAAACGGGCGCTCCTGGCTCGAGAATTTTAAGCAAGGCAGCGATGTGAAGATTCATCCGACAGCAATCATCCACCCGGAGGCAAAGTTAGCGGACAGCGTTGAGGTTGGGCCCTATTCAATGATCGACGCCGACGTCGAGATTGGCGAGGACTGTTTCATAGATTCCCACGTTCGCATCTATGCCAACGCAAAGATCGGCCGCAGCAATCGCTTCTCGACCGGCGCCGTAGTCAATTGCGAGCCACAGGATTTGAGCGTCGCCCCGGGCTCGCCGCGCTACCTGGTCATTGGCGATCATAATATCTTTCGCGAACATACCAACATCCACGGGTCTGCAAAGCCGGACCATGCCACTCGAATTGGAAATCACAACTATTTCATGGGACTGTTTCATGTGGGTCACGATTGCATCATTGGCGATCACAACATCCTGACCCATGGCGCAGTAATTGCCGGTCACGTAACGGTCGGCAGCCACGCTTTTATTTCAGGTCAAGTCGCGGTTCATCAGTTTTGCCGAATCGGGGACTATGCAATGATAGGCGGCTGCGCCAAAATTGTAAATGATTGCCCGCCCTTCGCGACAACCGATGGCAATCCGGCCGCTGTAGTTGGACTGAATGTGATTGGATTGCGCCGCGGCGGCTTTTCAGCGGAGCAGCGCGCCGCAATCAAAGCGGCTTACAAGGTCATCTATCACAGTGGATTGAACCGCAGCCAGGGCGTCGCGGAATTAAAAAAGAACGGTTCGAAGCTGCCAGAAGTCGAAATGATCATCAAATTCTTTGAGGAAAGCGAACGGGGCGTGGAAAATCATCGATGATAGACGCGTCCGCAGGAGGGTTGCGATGGCTACGGAAGGTGGAATGCAAGAACGCGAGGCGGCGGCGCAGTTGCGCGAAAGCCTGCAGATTCTCCGGCAAGACGCGGCTGAACTGCAGCAAAAGGCGGCGGCCACTCTAAAGGAGTTTAAGGAGAAGCTGCCGCAGTACAAGGATGCGGCCAACGAGGCGATCGATCAAGTTGGCGACTATGTGCGACAGAATCCGCAAAAAGCGGCAATCATTGCGGCCGGCGTAGGCGTGGGCGTGGGAGTGATACTTGGACTCCTGATGCGCAATCGTTGATGGTATCGTGAGCGAGGCCTCCGATCGTCGCCGGCGCACAAGCGCGAGACGCGCTGGCCGTCGGAAGCGGAGCGGGGCGGACCGGGTGGGCCGCGCCGCTTCTAAGAAGAACACCGCTTCGCAGGACGCTGGCGGCGTAGCAGAGGACCATCAGCGGGAAGAGGAATCCAGGCGGCGGGAACGCATGCGCTGGACCTACTATCCGCTTTTTGATGCGCTGTTGCTTCTGTTGCTACGCCCGGCGCGATTTGCCGAAGCGCTGGCCGGCTACTTGCGGGAGGAGGCGCGCTATCGTAGCGCGCTGGCCTTGCGCTCTGCAGCCTGGTTTTTCCTGGCGGCGCTTTTTCTTGGAGGCGCCGCAATATTCGCGCTCTACGCCGGCTTCAGACTGACCGAAACTCTAATTGGAAATACGACGGCGGCGGCCGGCGTCTGGGCCGGCGCTGCCGTATTGCTGGCGGGATTGTTTGTCTATCGCGCAGTTCGCCTTGCTGCGCGATTGTTTGAGGCGGACCCGCAGCGGCCAAACATCCGCGACTACCACAATCCCTACGAACCTTGAGTACCGATGGATCGCTACCGCGACTACTGCAATGCATTGGGCGTAGGACCCGGCGATAACGCTGAGACCGTCAAACGCGCATTCCGGACGCGAATCAAGGCGCTCCATCCCGATGTGACGCGCAACGCAAAGGATGAAAAGCAAGCGCGCTTTCTGATTGAGGCTTACGAAGCATTCAAGCAAGGCGTACCGGTCCCGGAGCAGCCGCGCGTCGTTCGTCGACCGGCTGCCGAGCAGGGCGTACCCATGGACGCCTACCAGCGCGGCCGCACGCAAGGTCGCGAGGCCTTCGAGCGCGCCATGAACGGGGAAGGATTCCTCAAAGATGTTTTCGTCAATCTCTCCGGAAGGGTATTCGTAGACGATCCCGAGGACGAGCCGGGCGACGCCGCCGCCAGCAGCGGGTCTGCAAGCTACGCCAGAAACGGCTTCGAACGCACGACACAGTCTGACCTTGATGATATTCTGCGTGGCGAATTCTCCGGCGCCACGGAATCGCTTTCTGAAAGTCGCGAATTTTTTCAGCGCGCAGAAGCGGCGCTACGTAATACAGTAGAAAAATTCGAACGCCGCGAGAATCGCTTTCGCCGCCAATGGTCTCGCGACTACATTGCGGACCTGACTCGCGTGCAGGTGCTATTTCGCGATGTAGCCCGCCAGCATTCAACTTTTTCCGTTCGGTCCCTATCGCGGGTGCGGCAGATTCACGAGTTGATTGCTGAAATCCGCAAAGCGGCGCGTTGAGCGATCCGCTTCAGCTAAGCGCTGAAGGCTTACCGCTATTGCCAGTCCAGGCGGTAGTCGAAGCTGGCCTCACTGAAATTCAACGGCACATCAAACTCAAAAAATCGTGCGCTGCGGTCTTCGCCGTTCAAAGGAGTTTCTCTCCCCTCGAATTGCTTTCCGCGCAGCGACATTACCCGAAATTGCGGCGGCAGGCGCAACCGAAGCTGCTGGAAGGGCGGCGTGTACTTCTTCCGTACAATTTGCGTTGAGATCAAAATATTTCCGCTGCGATCCTGCTCTCCGCGGAAAGCCTGTTCATAGAGATCGACGCCGCTCTGGACGCTGACCCCGTCATCGAGGCGCACTCTGCCCTCCATTGCTTTTGCCGGATAGCAT
It encodes:
- a CDS encoding tetratricopeptide repeat protein, whose product is MPGLIEIVIAVTVLFFLAVGGYYAYRTMAGPRQLEDIERLVRRGAHREALFELRKFIERDDRNFLARYLLAQTHSAMGEGGAAILEYRQCLKIARWTPTITEAAVRKAMAAALEKSGNLTEAKNEYLIVTQLDSKDVEAFYRTGELLVRGGMHQRAIPYLKRALELNPRLADGHALLGQAYFHQSAHQDARLSLQQAVNLKNDQTVAHYFLGLTMRYLGELEPALKELDKAERDPGLRDKAILAKGLTLIDLEAYPRAMQELDRGIKTARAGTDTFINLNYLLATAAEKSRDLPVAIKQWELIERLKPGFRDVREKLKQYQEQRTDDSVKDLVIAGSAQFENLSRKLIENMGHSISAFRLRNDTAAEALTVDDEGGRRQMRRNYTLFWILRDQEALQEKTVRDFHELMREKNAARGIVITAGEVSPQALSFASSRPIDIVDAAKLGELMRAIAP
- a CDS encoding PilZ domain-containing protein, producing MILNEERVNSFLSNVGRGFQPPGAGELIAFAVVVLMIVLLFSALPVLRRRAQRRRQQSIARRLFEEAADRLRLSPGDRALMAELAAFSLSPEEIHLALIDRVAFERCARDAAQRGLDLLQILFLRIRAEMQGRQEGQSVRTTADLAPGVQLIETDGKSRLTVLRISEEGLLCDFDEPPATGRDLQWQLERPDGRYRLRAAVLRVEEGLALVQHSTGVRREQKRNFFRVPVALPARLQLRYGETTDLGGGGACLQIPGHEFAAGELHDFELLLPRADRGDERIRCKARVVEASRGPARLRIQFLELREGYRDRIVRYVLREAERIRR
- a CDS encoding SpoIIE family protein phosphatase, coding for MIEVKYGKRKVVSFRGNKMVVGGLTAKNKIDILLYISKEFANISNQSELFDRLLALCQEIFEVDNVTLRLWENELLRPVRFLKETSPPRRDLHSGEGFSGRVFEERQATIIADLRSEPELIDEGESTLCTICVPILYKENILGVIAIEKDIPYFYKEDDLEILEAMASQLALALNEVRLIEGLIEAQKRIDEDLKMGRNVQAQIVTADLPPWNGIHFGCYYEPMVEVSGDYFDVMRRGPSTTLLLADVSGHGVSAALVTVTIHHEFRRCVEQGMGLPEIMEALGESIRPKLPEGTYFTAQIVRVYNDQTYSMVNAGHHRLLHYVAEDADFRQIDTAGIPLGIMESRRADYPEAFGRLAPGDMLVMYTDGLTEQRDREGRELGYEKPVAWLREARLAAQQSGAAYDARDICRALIERWKDHVKGAPRGDDVTVLLAMVNPGYNEAAELFRKSRTSIAQKNPHRAFTYSTQAYQQEPSLLDNLLLLARMYYREADYNSASRYLREYVESSGERSAQIFFMLGNVYYKGGDVAAAKREFKQSLSVDFAYSDSSLMLARCYLKESQNAKALKILRQACKAAPANEQLRAALANVEKRGVLSA
- a CDS encoding ammonium transporter, with product MLISASALFAEDEAPDAEQALRTELQSLHSALDEQKKEIEAARKESDMAWTIIAGVLVFFMQAGFAYVEAGFIRVKNVVNILAKNVIDFVLGTIFFTLIGFAIMFGPQMLSGIGIGAPQLGSDLLWTDGKPDTEKFTFLFFQLVFCGTAATIVSGAMAERTKFTSYIVYTMLISAFVYPVFGSLAWSSLYPGGAENKGLLANMGFIDFAGSTVVHSIGGWIGLAGAIVLGPRIGKFQKDGRILPIFGHNISMATLGVFILWFGWFGFNPGSTLSVRGGHFATIAVTTNMAAATGGLAAMITSWILFRRPDLSMVLNGILGGLVAITSPCFNVSVFGAATIGLVAGIVVVLSVIFFDKIHIDDPVGAVSVHGVCGAWGTLSAGLFAHPDFGDGVAGLFYGGGWKQVGVQAIGIGVAFAWAFGVGLLLFLLMKYTIGLRVSEEEEVEGLDVIEHGNEAYPEHG
- a CDS encoding EAL domain-containing protein, with translation MRAPAEFLLEQPGALQPFFQPIISVADGRIFGYEALARLRVGDEQRSLGAFFSSADRTREEKLNLDRRLRSLSLQRAREANISERLFLNIHPSWISARYAEELDFPTLQIIDETGFPAEQVVIEIIEEEIRHEDFDLLNRLLDRYRERGMKIAIDDFSYPNFDRLISLRPDFVKVDIRLIRKSVESAEYRRLIRYIGEFSQELGVAVLFEGVETLVELENSIEAGGSLVQGFFFSEAREDFQAPDVHQGRIRLGLNNITYRAMLKSESTLRIEDSMNRYLALVIAREQVFVRSNLDEALSRIAAFLPPQCFRAFICDGLGIQRSSNFTRTSGDQFKFYPEYRGKNWAWRPYFFPNVVRMRAVQRGVVSNRYVDFETRRHTLTFSYPLGSDLYIFLDFDAEH
- a CDS encoding putative glycoside hydrolase, giving the protein MKTLQNLATALLRLLESRIDAWALSRIAPSPAGSVRWRRAALWTTIAIGAAGAIWAVEQRAWLQVQWPGQAVAADSRLSQPSQAPAALPTGLRRQGPALIYTCQGKEAASRMSSRLYDFSAIFDREELQQRLIADNRGAFQAATCKVGAEVQIPAPLLAPLQNAPIGDVVAEPVRAVYLSGDNMRPSRLAAEVRRLRSIGANGVVFDVKDVIGVVNYRSAAPNIERYRRYDPPIRNIQKTIRYLHENGMFVIARTALFQDQNLATQRPDLAIHDRNAAGGILLVKGRPLWVDPGQEEVRSYNLGLVQELIGLGVDEIQFDYVRYPAEGNLSGVSYHGVQSPHDKTGFLARFLAGAWLLTRASNTRLSIDIFGIVAWGEEVDVKSTGQRIERLSRFVDILSPMLYPSHFHRGWGGIANPADEPFRFYNEGVQRFKDRARSGIVIRPWVQAFKWRVTRYNEEYIRQQIAGSSAAGGRGWMMWNAGNDYDMVYSALRHGESLTTQRSASPQEAVPGG
- the lpxA gene encoding acyl-ACP--UDP-N-acetylglucosamine O-acyltransferase, with amino-acid sequence MKIHPTAIIHPEAKLADSVEVGPYSMIDADVEIGEDCFIDSHVRIYANAKIGRSNRFSTGAVVNCEPQDLSVAPGSPRYLVIGDHNIFREHTNIHGSAKPDHATRIGNHNYFMGLFHVGHDCIIGDHNILTHGAVIAGHVTVGSHAFISGQVAVHQFCRIGDYAMIGGCAKIVNDCPPFATTDGNPAAVVGLNVIGLRRGGFSAEQRAAIKAAYKVIYHSGLNRSQGVAELKKNGSKLPEVEMIIKFFEESERGVENHR